In Cucurbita pepo subsp. pepo cultivar mu-cu-16 chromosome LG04, ASM280686v2, whole genome shotgun sequence, the following are encoded in one genomic region:
- the LOC111792660 gene encoding protein EXORDIUM-like 2 yields the protein MAVCCGGHSHIVSAFFGVVAISLLLLLPLPQAQAQAQAADPNAITKSNPLVSHGGQMLKGNINLALVFYGQFGRIQKNTLRSFLGSLNTNGRVGVGGAPQVSSWWRMLSSYNPTAGNVNVKVVKQYVDPQYSLGKIMTKDFIKIHVEKAVGEFPGAVTVIVAARDVTVDGLCMGKCAEHGVIDGAPYVIIGNPMTECPGACAWPFHKSDYGPAGAVLKPPSGDIATDAMVISLASGLASVVTNPFSTGFFQLGQKASVIEASTACPGMFGSGASPGNTGKVLVDPLNGGAYNVVGLRGKKFLLPALWNPKTASCWTVM from the coding sequence ATGGCGGTGTGTTGTGGTGGGCATAGCCATATTGTAAGTGCATTCTTTGGGGTAGTAGCCATCTCCCTTCTCCTTCTACTGCCTCTCCCTCAGGCTCAGGCTCAGGCTCAGGCGGCTGATCCCAACGCCATAACAAAATCCAACCCATTGGTTAGCCATGGCGGCCAAATGCTGAAGGGAAATATTAACCTTGCGCTCGTGTTCTACGGTCAGTTCGGGCGCATACAGAAGAACACACTCAGGTCTTTCTTGGGGTCCTTGAACACCAATGGCCGAGTCGGGGTCGGGGGTGCCCCACAGGTATCCTCCTGGTGGCGCATGCTCAGCTCTTATAACCCCACCGCTGGGAATGTTAATGTGAAGGTGGTCAAACAATACGTGGATCCCCAGTACTCTCTTGGAAAAATTATGACCAAGGATTTCATCAAGATTCACGTGGAGAAGGCTGTGGGTGAGTTCCCTGGTGCGGTCACCGTTATTGTTGCGGCTAGGGACGTGACCGTGGACGGTCTGTGCATGGGGAAGTGTGCAGAGCATGGAGTTATTGACGGGGCGCCCTACGTGATTATTGGGAACCCTATGACCGAGTGCCCAGGAGCATGTGCATGGCCTTTCCACAAGTCTGACTACGGCCCAGCCGGCGCTGTTCTGAAGCCACCAAGCGGGGACATCGCGACCGACGCTATGGTCATATCACTGGCCTCGGGGTTGGCCTCGGTGGTAACCAACCCGTTCAGCACTGGGTTCTTCCAGCTGGGGCAGAAGGCGAGCGTGATTGAAGCCTCCACCGCTTGCCCTGGGATGTTCGGCAGTGGAGCCTCCCCTGGGAACACTGGGAAGGTGTTAGTTGACCCTCTCAACGGAGGCGCTTACAATGTGGTTGGGTTAAGGGGCAAGAAGTTCCTTCTTCCTGCTCTTTGGAACCCCAAGACGGCGTCGTGCTGGACTGTCATGTGA